From Saccharibacillus brassicae:
GCCGCGATCCTCTATTCGGACATCATGAACCCGGTCGCTTCGATCGGAATCGACTTCGATATCGTCAAGGACGTCGGGCCGGTGATCGACAATCCGATCCGCAGCGGAGCGGACGTGGAGCGTCTGCGCCCGATCGACGTGGAAGGCGATCTCGGCCACGTGCTGGAGACGATCCGTATTCTCGACCGCGAGCTGGACGTGCCGCTGATTACGTTCGCCGGGGCTCCGTTCACGATCGCCAGCTACCTGATCGAAGGACGCCCGTCCAAAAACTACATCCGTACCAAAACGATGATGTACAGCGAGCCGCAAATCTGGTTCTCGCTGATGGACAAATTGGGCGACATGGTGATCGCTTATCTGCGCGCACACGTATTAAACGGAGGGAAAGCGTTCCAGCTGTTCGACAGTTGGGTCGGCGCTTTATCGCCGCAGGACTTCTCGCATTACGTGCTGCCGACGATCACGCGGATCTTCGACGAATTGTCGGCGATGCCGGAACTTGCGAACGTGCCGAAGATTTATTTCCCGGGCGTCAGCTCCGGCGAGCTGCTGCCGACGCTGCGCGGGCTCAAGGCGGACGTGATCGGCCTCGACTGGCGCGTCTCGATCGCCGAAGGCCGCAGACGGCTCGGAGCGGGCTACGCGGTGCAGGGCAACCTCGATCCGTTCATCCTGACCGGACCGCAGGACCTGATCCACGACCGGGCAGCGAAGATTATCGACGAAGGCATTCAGCAGCCCGGCTTTATTTTCAACCTGGGGCACGGGCTGTTCCCGGAAGCTTCGCTCGACAAGCTGCGCGAGCTGACCGGTTACGTGCATGACTATTCCGCGCAGGCTTTGGCCGGCCGGGGCGCCCGGAGCTGACCGCTCCGCGCCCGTTTTTTGGTTGACGCGTTGACAACGCACAAGGATACGGGATTCATCGCGAGATTCAGACCGAGGAGGGAAACACCAACATGAAGAAGAAAATCGGAGTACTCGTCCTGTCTTACGGCACGCCGAAAAGTCTGGACGACGTCGAAGCTTACTATACGCATATCCGCCGGGGCAACCCGCCCGGGGCGGAACAGCTCAAAGAACTCAAAGACCGCTATGAAGCGATCGTAGGCGGCGTATTCCCGCTGCGCGAAAACACGGACCGCCAGGTGGAACGCATGCAGGAAGAATTGAACAAGTTCAATCTGCCGGACGCGGAATTCGTCTGCTACCAGGGCTTGAAGCATACCGATCCGTTTATCGAAGACGGCGTGCGCAACATGGCGGCGGACGGTATCACGGAAGCGGTCGGCATCGTGTTGGCGCCGCATTATTCGACGATGAGCGTCGGTACCTATATCAAGCGCGCCAAAGCGACGGCGGAAGAAGTCGGCGTGCAGATGAGCTTTATCGAAAGCTACCATCTGCATCCGAAGCTGATCGAAGCGTTCTCGCAGCGCGTGTCCGCGAAGCTTGACCTGTTCGAAGAGACCGGCGCGAAGCGCGACGAAGTCAAAGTGCTGTTCAGCGCGCACAGCCTGCCGGAACGCATCCTGACGATGGGTGATCCGTACCGCGACCAGCTGCTGGAGACGTCGGAAGCGGTCGCGGCCGCAGCCGGCGTGACGAACTGGCAGTTCACCTGGCAGAGCGCCGGACGGACAGCGGAGCCGTGGCTCGGCCCGGACGTGCTGGAGACGATGAAAGACTTGTCCGAACGCGACGTGCGTTACATGCTCGTGTCGCCGCTCGGCTTCGTGTCGGACCACCTGGAAGTGCTGTACGACCTGGACATCGAAGCCCAGGAAGTTGCCGAAGAACTGGACGTGCGCGTGATGCGGATCGATTCGCTTAACACGGACCCGCTGTATATGGAGACTCTGGCCGAATGCGTATTGGCCGAATGCCGCAAAGGGGCGCTGGTTCATGGCTGAACAGCGTAAAGTCGTCATTATCGGCGGAGGCCTGACCGGTCTCAGCGCCGCTTTCTACACCCGGAATCTGCTGCGGGACGCGGGCTTCGAGCCTGTCGTGACCGTGCTTGAAAAAGGGAACGCGTGGGGCGGCAAGATCGAGACGCTGCACAAGGACGGCTTCGTTATCGAAAAAGGCCCGGATTCCTTCCTGGCCCGCAAGACGGCGATGGTCGACCTGGCCAAAGAACTCGAGATCGACCATGATCTGGTGACGACCAACCCGGAAGCCAAAAAGACGTATCTGCTTCACAAAGGCAAGCTGCACGCGATGCCTCCGGGCCTTGTGCTCGGCATCCCGACCCAGATCAGGCCTTTTCTGGCCAGCAAGCTCGTCTCGCCGGCCGGCAAGCTGCGCGCCCTGATGGATTACGTCATGCCGCCGCGCCGGAGCGAAGAAGACGAGTCGCTGGGTGACTTCATCGAGCGCCGGCTCGGGCACGAAGTGCTGGAGAACGTCACCGAACCGCTGCTCGCGGGCATCTATGCGGGGGATACCCGGCATCTCAGCCTCAAATCGACGTTTCCGCAGTTCGGCACGGTCGAGCGCGAACACGGCAGCCTGATCCGGGGCATGACGACCGGACGCAAGCCTGTCGAGACGCATACCGGCACGAAGAAAAGCATGTTCCTGACGTTCCGTCAAGGATTGCAAAGCCTTGTGCATGCGCTCGTCAACGAACTGGCGGGCACGGTCGACCTGCGCGCCAACACGGGCGCGGCGTCGATCGCCAAGCTGCCGGAAGGCGGCTATACGCTGACGCTCGAAGACGGCAGCACGCTCGCGGCCGATTCGATCATCGTCACGACGCCGACGTTCGCCGCATCCAGGCTGCTCTCGCCGCATGTGGATACGGCCGCGCTCGACGCGATCCATTACGTATCGGTTGCGAACGTCGTGTTGGCTTTTGATAAAAAAGAGATCAAAACGACGTTCGACGGTTCGGGCTTCCTCGTGCCGCGCAAAGAAGGACGCAATATTACGGCCTGCACCTGGACGTCGACCAAGTGGCTGCATACGAGCGCGGACGACAAAGTGCTCATGCGCTGTTACGTCGGCCGCGCCGGCGAGCAGGAAGCGCTCAAGCAAGACGACGCCGGACTCGTGGAGCTCGTACGCAAAGACATCCTCGATCTGATGGGCATCGACGCGCAGCCGCTGTTCACGGAAGTGACGCGGCTGAACCAGTCGATGCCGCAGTACCCGGTCGGCCATCTGCGCCAGATCGAAGAACTGCGCCGGCAGTTGGCGGAGCAGCTGCCGGGCGTGTATATCGCCGGCGCCGGTTACGACGGCGTAGGTCTGCCCGACTGTATCCGCCAGGCCAAAGCGATCTCCGCGGAACTTGCGTCCGCCAAAGTGCCGGCGCTGTCCGTCGTCTGACAGAGGCAGCCGCAGGCGCGAACCCGATCATCGGATTCGAAAATCGTATAAGGCACAGCCGTTTTCGGAGTCGGAAGATGACGAAGCGGCTTTTTGCCGTTCGCGGCCATTCGCTATCGTTCGCGGTCATTCGTTGTCGTTCGTTGTCGTTCGTTGTCGTTGGCTGCGGCGCAACTTTACGCCGCTTCGCTGCGTAGAGACAAGGGGCGTATCGGCGAACAGGCAGGCGCCGGCGATTTTGCGGCTGCGCCTTCTATTTATGCCGGATAACCTGCTATAATGAAAAATAGTTTTCCCAGACCGGACGCTTTTTTTTGGCGAGCCGAATGCAGGCAAGGAGATTTGCGATCTTGAATGTTCCTTCCCGTTCGAGAAGCACTCGAACCGAAATCGCCCGCAAGCGCAAGCGGCGGGCACTGCTGCTGCTCAATCTGACGCTGCTGCTGCTGATCCTGTCCGGCGGCGCGCTGCTCTACGCGCGCGAGCACGCCGCGAGCGAAGCCCGCACCGCCGCCGCGCTTGCGGCGGCCGCGGCCCGGACAGAGGCGGCGCTGTTCGCCGCCGCCGGCGAAGAGCTTTCCGGCGCGGCATCGCAGCCGGAACCGGGCTCTTCGGCCGACGAACCGGCCGAAGCCGCGCCTGCCGACCGCGAAGCGGCGGACAGCGACGAAGTCCGTCCGCCGCTGACCGCCGGGTCGGCCGTAGGCTCGGCCGCTCCCGCCGCCGGCCTGCTGGCGGCTCCGCGCGCGGCTTCCGAACCCGAAGCCGAAGAGGCCCCGCCTCAAGAGTCCCTCAGTCCGGGCGACACCGGCTTATCGGCTTCCGCCGACCCGGTTCCGGCCGCCGCCAAGGGCAAGACCGTCAACCTGACGTTCGCCGGCGACGTTATTTTTTCCGGCAAAGTCCAATCGCTGCTGGAGCAGGAAGGCTACGATTATCCGTACGCTTACGTGCGGAATCGGTTTAGGAACGACGATTTGACGGTTATTAATCTTGAAACGCCCGTTACTTCCGGCAGCACGACGGGCGCGGACAAGACCTACGTATTCAAGTCTTCGCCGAAGGCGCTCGGACCGCTTCGGAAGGCGGGCGTCGACGTCGTCAATCTGGCGAATAACCATACGCTCGACCAGGGCATACCGGGCCTGCTCGACACGATCAGGAACCTGGACAAGGCCGACATCGCGCATGTCGGCGCCGGAGCGGACGCCGCGGCGGCTTACGCGCCCGTGATCGTCGAACGCCAAGGCGTCAAGATCGCCATCGTCGGCGTCAGCCGCGTGCTGCCGGAAGCGGACTGGGCCGCCGGGAAGAAGCATCCCGGCGCCGCCAGCGCCTACGATCCCGAAGCGGCCGCGCGCGCCGTTCAAGCCGCGAAGCGGCAGGCCGACGTCGTCGTCGCGATCGTCCATTGGGGCAAAGAACGCGTCGATACGCCGGACGCCAACCAGACCGTGCTGGCGCACCGGATGATCGACGCCGGCGCCGATCTGATCATCGGCGGCCATGCGCACGTGCTGCAGGGCTTCGAATCGTACAAAGGCAAATGGGTCGCGTATGGCACCGGCAATTTTATTTTCACCCGCTCGGCGACGGCCAAGACGTGGGAGACCGGCGTTTTCCAGGCCGAATGCACGAAGAACGGCGACTGCGACCTGACGCTCGTCCCTTATTGGGCGGAGCTCGGCCGTCCGGTGCCGATGAACAAGAAGGACGGGCAGAAGCTGCTGCGGCGGATCGAAAATCTGTCTCCGGGCGTCGAGATCTCGGCGAACGGCCGGGTGCAGGCGAAGCGGTAAGGCTGCGGTCTTAACAGAATTACGCTTGCGGCTTCGGCCTTTCATTTTCGACTTTGACTTTAGCTTTGCGATTTCGAACTTGAGTTTACCGTTTCAAAGGCTTTGCGTTCGCGGCCTGAACCCACCGAACCCACTCCAATCCGCGGCCCGGAGCGGGCCGCATCGGGAGATGAACCCATGTTGAACAATCCTTGCGCGGCTCACCGGGGCTTCTCGGGCGTCGCGCCCGAAAATACGCTGGCCGCGATCCGGCTGGCGATGAATCTGCCCGACGTGGACTGGATCGAGATCGACGTGCAGCTGTCGCGAGACGGCGTGCCGGTGCTGATCCACGATTTTACGCTCGGGCGCACGACCGACGGCCGCGGCGCGGTACGCGAACGCACGCTGGCCGAGCTGAAGCGGCTTGATGCCGGCCGCTGGAAATCGATGCGCTTCGCCGGCGAACGCATTCCGACGCTTGCCGAAGTGCTCGATGAAGTGCGCGGCCGCCTGAAGGTCAATATCGAGTTGAAAACGACGGCGCAGACGTATCACGGACTTGCGGCAGCCGCGGCGGAAGCCGTGCAGGCTCGCGGCATGGAAGACGAAGTCCGCTTCACGTCGTTCGAGCCGGCCGCGCTGCTCGAAGCCCGCGATGCCGCGCCGGACATCCGGCGCGGACTGATTATCGATTCCCGTCCGGCCGATCTGGAGCGCCGCTTGGAACTCGGCGGCTGTACGCTGCTGTCGATCGCTCACGGCAAAGTCGACCGGGAATTCGTCCGCCGGCAGATCGAACGCGGCGTCGACGTCATGGTCTGGACGGTCGATCCGATCCGCCGCATGCGCGAACTCGGTTCGATGCACCCGCAGCTCATGCTGTGCACGAACCGGCCCGACCGCTGGATGCTCGCCAAGCGGCTGCCGGCCGTGCGCGAACGATCGGCATGGCGCCGCTGGATGCGCTTTTGAATCTACGCCGGGCGCAGCAACTTCCGGCTTCATCCACCACTAGACGAAAGAGGGGATTTTCCATGATAGCCGTAACGAATGTATACTGTGTAGGTCGCAACTACAAGAAACATGCCGAGGAGCTGGGCAACGACGTTCCGACGGAGCCGATGATTTTCCTCAAGCCGTCCCATGCCGTCTGCGCGCTGGACGACGGCATCGTCGAACTGCCGCAGGATCGCGGCGAGATCCATTATGAGACGGAGCTTGTGCTGCGGATCGGCCGTTCGTACGCGCC
This genomic window contains:
- the hemH gene encoding ferrochelatase; this translates as MKKKIGVLVLSYGTPKSLDDVEAYYTHIRRGNPPGAEQLKELKDRYEAIVGGVFPLRENTDRQVERMQEELNKFNLPDAEFVCYQGLKHTDPFIEDGVRNMAADGITEAVGIVLAPHYSTMSVGTYIKRAKATAEEVGVQMSFIESYHLHPKLIEAFSQRVSAKLDLFEETGAKRDEVKVLFSAHSLPERILTMGDPYRDQLLETSEAVAAAAGVTNWQFTWQSAGRTAEPWLGPDVLETMKDLSERDVRYMLVSPLGFVSDHLEVLYDLDIEAQEVAEELDVRVMRIDSLNTDPLYMETLAECVLAECRKGALVHG
- a CDS encoding CapA family protein, translated to MNVPSRSRSTRTEIARKRKRRALLLLNLTLLLLILSGGALLYAREHAASEARTAAALAAAAARTEAALFAAAGEELSGAASQPEPGSSADEPAEAAPADREAADSDEVRPPLTAGSAVGSAAPAAGLLAAPRAASEPEAEEAPPQESLSPGDTGLSASADPVPAAAKGKTVNLTFAGDVIFSGKVQSLLEQEGYDYPYAYVRNRFRNDDLTVINLETPVTSGSTTGADKTYVFKSSPKALGPLRKAGVDVVNLANNHTLDQGIPGLLDTIRNLDKADIAHVGAGADAAAAYAPVIVERQGVKIAIVGVSRVLPEADWAAGKKHPGAASAYDPEAAARAVQAAKRQADVVVAIVHWGKERVDTPDANQTVLAHRMIDAGADLIIGGHAHVLQGFESYKGKWVAYGTGNFIFTRSATAKTWETGVFQAECTKNGDCDLTLVPYWAELGRPVPMNKKDGQKLLRRIENLSPGVEISANGRVQAKR
- the hemE gene encoding uroporphyrinogen decarboxylase — encoded protein: MTYNDRFIRACYGLEVDRLPAWYMRQAGRYDPEYRKIKENYSLLEICRQPELAAEVTLMPVRKLGVDAAILYSDIMNPVASIGIDFDIVKDVGPVIDNPIRSGADVERLRPIDVEGDLGHVLETIRILDRELDVPLITFAGAPFTIASYLIEGRPSKNYIRTKTMMYSEPQIWFSLMDKLGDMVIAYLRAHVLNGGKAFQLFDSWVGALSPQDFSHYVLPTITRIFDELSAMPELANVPKIYFPGVSSGELLPTLRGLKADVIGLDWRVSIAEGRRRLGAGYAVQGNLDPFILTGPQDLIHDRAAKIIDEGIQQPGFIFNLGHGLFPEASLDKLRELTGYVHDYSAQALAGRGARS
- a CDS encoding glycerophosphodiester phosphodiesterase; the encoded protein is MLNNPCAAHRGFSGVAPENTLAAIRLAMNLPDVDWIEIDVQLSRDGVPVLIHDFTLGRTTDGRGAVRERTLAELKRLDAGRWKSMRFAGERIPTLAEVLDEVRGRLKVNIELKTTAQTYHGLAAAAAEAVQARGMEDEVRFTSFEPAALLEARDAAPDIRRGLIIDSRPADLERRLELGGCTLLSIAHGKVDREFVRRQIERGVDVMVWTVDPIRRMRELGSMHPQLMLCTNRPDRWMLAKRLPAVRERSAWRRWMRF
- the hemG gene encoding protoporphyrinogen oxidase, which translates into the protein MAEQRKVVIIGGGLTGLSAAFYTRNLLRDAGFEPVVTVLEKGNAWGGKIETLHKDGFVIEKGPDSFLARKTAMVDLAKELEIDHDLVTTNPEAKKTYLLHKGKLHAMPPGLVLGIPTQIRPFLASKLVSPAGKLRALMDYVMPPRRSEEDESLGDFIERRLGHEVLENVTEPLLAGIYAGDTRHLSLKSTFPQFGTVEREHGSLIRGMTTGRKPVETHTGTKKSMFLTFRQGLQSLVHALVNELAGTVDLRANTGAASIAKLPEGGYTLTLEDGSTLAADSIIVTTPTFAASRLLSPHVDTAALDAIHYVSVANVVLAFDKKEIKTTFDGSGFLVPRKEGRNITACTWTSTKWLHTSADDKVLMRCYVGRAGEQEALKQDDAGLVELVRKDILDLMGIDAQPLFTEVTRLNQSMPQYPVGHLRQIEELRRQLAEQLPGVYIAGAGYDGVGLPDCIRQAKAISAELASAKVPALSVV